The sequence ATCTGCACCACGAGGATGCTGCAACGAGGGCACATTCATCAGGTCGCCACTCAACATGATACCGCCATGCTTTTTCAGCCATTCGCGCGAATACTCAAATACAAAGTGATCTTTGCCACGAATACGTTCGTAGCCTAACGTTCCTATTTCTTGGGGAGTGGCAAGAAAGTCGAAATCTGCGAATACCGTAATCTTTTTCATTTGCTAAGCAATTCTGCATCCTGAAGCTGACGGCCGAGTGCATCGTCGGCAGCAAGCAACGAGATATCCTTTTCAAGATTTAGCGCAAAGAGCACACGCGCATAGATACCCATGGAAACCGTAGGGTCGCCATGTTCCACCTTCGAGACAGTCAGTCGTGTAACCGTTGCCCTGTCTGCTACGTCCTGCATAGAGAGATGCCTACGCTTACGTGCCAGCATAATCTGTTCGCCCATAAGTTGCAACTGCTGAGCCAAAGCCCTCGGCATCGTCTTTCCGAATGTATTCTTTCCCATAATTGTATCTTATCGGGTGCAAATATAAACAAAAATGTTTAATATAACAAACATTTTGCAAGTTTTTTGAATTTATCAGTACTGCTCTTCGTGATCGTAGGTGGATGGGATGTGGCGGATGAGCTTGTGGGCTGCGGCCTGGGCCATGGCCTCGTAGGCGCGCTCGCTGGGGTGCAGATGGTCGCCACTATCAAAACCGTCGGCAAAGGCCTTGGGGTTAGTGGCACAGCGCACGGCGGCATCGAAATCGATACAGCCATCGAACACAGGCGAGGTGCGCAGCCACTCGTTAAACT is a genomic window of Xylanibacter ruminicola 23 containing:
- a CDS encoding helix-turn-helix domain-containing protein, with protein sequence MGKNTFGKTMPRALAQQLQLMGEQIMLARKRRHLSMQDVADRATVTRLTVSKVEHGDPTVSMGIYARVLFALNLEKDISLLAADDALGRQLQDAELLSK